Within bacterium, the genomic segment CGCGGCACGTTCACCGTGACGAAGGACATCTCGCGCTACACCCGCGCGGCGATCTTCTCCGCCCCGGGCAAGAAGACGGACCTGATCGTCCGCTTCTCGACCGTCGCCGGCGAAGCGGGCGCGGCCGACGCGGAGCGCGACGTCCGCGGCTTCGCCGTCAAGTTCTACACCGAGGAGGGGAACTGGGACCTCGTCGGCAACAACACGCCGGTCTTCTTCGTGCGCGACCCGATGAAGTTCCCCGACTTCATCCACACCCAGAAGCGCCATCCCCGGACGAACCTCCGCTCGACGACGGCGATGTGGGACTTCTGGTCGCTCTGCCCGGAGAGCCTGCACCAGGTGACGATCCTCTTCTCCGACCGCGGCATCCCGCTCAGCCCGCGCTTCATGAACGGCTACGGCAGCCACACCTACAGCCTCTGGAACGCGCGCGGCGAGCGCTTCTGGACCAAGTTCCACTTCAAGACCCAGCAGGGGCACCGCTTCCTCACCAACCGCGAGGCGGAGGAGGTGGTCGGCCGCACGCGCGAGTCGTATCAGGAGGACCTCTACGGCGCGATCGAGCGCGGCGAGTACCCGCGCTGGACGCTGTGCGTCCAGGTCATGCCGGAGCTCGACGCCGAGAAGACGCCCTACAACCCGTTCGACCTGACGAAGGTCTGGCCCCACGCCGACTACCCGCTGATCGAGGTCGGCGTAATGGAGCTGGACCGCAACCCCGAGAACTACTTCGCCGAGATCGAGCAGCTCGCCCTCTCCCCCTCCAACGTCGTTCCGGGAATCGGCTTCTCCCCCGACAAGATGCTGCAGGCGCGGGTCTTCTCCTACGCCGACGCGCACCGTCACCGGCTCGGGACGCACTATGAATCGCTGCCGGTGAACCGCCCGCGCTGCGAGGTGCACCACTACAACAAGGACGGCGCGATGCGCTTCTTCGGCAACGACTCCGGCGTCGCCGACGCCTACTACGAGCCGAATTCGTTCGGCGGGCCGACCGAGGACAATTCGTACGCCGAGCCGCCGCTGCGGATTTCGGGAGACGCCTCGCGCTACGACCACCGCGAGGGGAACGACGACTACTCGCAGGCCGGCGCGCTCTTCCGCCTCTTCACCCCGGAGCAGAAGGGACGCCTGTTCGAGAACATCGCGGCGGCGATGGCCGGCGTGCCGGAGACGATCGTCCGGCGGCAGCTCGCCCACTTCTCGAAGGCCGATCCGGCCTACGGGGCGGGCGTCGCCAAGGCGCTCGGGATGTCGCCGGAAGCGGGCGCGCGCTGACGGAGACGCGGGCGGACGTCGGCGCCGCCGGCGTCCGTCCCCGCGCCGAAGGCCGCGCGCGGCGGCGTTCAGCGCGCGGCGCGCAGGGCGCCGACGAGGGCGGAGGAGAGCGCCTCCAGCGTGAACGGCTTCTTGACGAAGCCGGCGAACCCCTCGTTCAGGATCTCCTGCGCCCGGCCGTCGCGGTCGAAGCCGGAGCAGAGCAGCACCGGCACGGCGGCCCGCGTGAAGCGCAGCGCGTGGAAGACCTCGCGGGCGCTCAGGCCGGGCATCACCATGTCGAGCAGCACGACGTCGAACTGGTCGGGCGCGGCGGAGAAGGTGCGCACCGCCGCGTCGCCGCTCGCGACGGCGGTCACGACGCAGCCGAGCCGCTCGAGCATCGCCGCCGCCGTCCCGCGCACCAGCGGCTCGTCGTCCACGAGCAGCACGCGGCGGCCGGGAAGAACCGCCGCGGCCGGCGCCTCGGCGACGTCCGCGGAGACCGACGCTTCGGCGGCGGACGCGAGCGGCAGCCGCACGACGAAGGTCGCGCCCCGTCCCGCCCCCCGCTCCAGGAAGACCTCGCCGCCGTGCCCCTTGGCGATCCCGTAGACCATCGCCAGCCCCATCCCGCTCCCCTTGCCCGGGCCCTTCGTCGTGAAGAACGGCTCGAAGATCCGGGGCGCGACGTCCGGCGGAACGCCGGGGCCGGTGTCGGCGACGACCAGCTCGACGGACGCCTCCGGCGCCGCCGCCGACCGGGTGGCGATCCGCAGCGCGCCCCCCTCCGGCATCGCGTCGCGCGCGTTGAGGGCGAGGTTGAGGATCACCTGCTGCAGCTGCCCGGCGTCCCCCTGCACGACGTGCCGCGGCGAGGCGAGGTCGAGCTGCAGATCGATGTTGCGGTCGATCGTCCGCCGCAGCAGCTGGACCGCCTCCCGCAGCAGCGCGTGCAGGTCCACCGGCGCGCGGCGGAACTGGCCGCGCCGCGCGAAGCCGAGCAGCTGGCTGGTCAGCTCCGCGGCGCGCGAGGCGGCCTGCTCGATCGTCCGCGCCGCGTCCGCGGCGGGCGAGTTCTCCGGCAGGT encodes:
- a CDS encoding catalase, with protein sequence RGTFTVTKDISRYTRAAIFSAPGKKTDLIVRFSTVAGEAGAADAERDVRGFAVKFYTEEGNWDLVGNNTPVFFVRDPMKFPDFIHTQKRHPRTNLRSTTAMWDFWSLCPESLHQVTILFSDRGIPLSPRFMNGYGSHTYSLWNARGERFWTKFHFKTQQGHRFLTNREAEEVVGRTRESYQEDLYGAIERGEYPRWTLCVQVMPELDAEKTPYNPFDLTKVWPHADYPLIEVGVMELDRNPENYFAEIEQLALSPSNVVPGIGFSPDKMLQARVFSYADAHRHRLGTHYESLPVNRPRCEVHHYNKDGAMRFFGNDSGVADAYYEPNSFGGPTEDNSYAEPPLRISGDASRYDHREGNDDYSQAGALFRLFTPEQKGRLFENIAAAMAGVPETIVRRQLAHFSKADPAYGAGVAKALGMSPEAGAR
- a CDS encoding PAS domain S-box protein, which produces SSRWAEMRSFVDGELFVTLLLDMTKRHEAEDELRRQRRDYETIFNLVPTQIWLKDDRNRFVRVNRRVTEDVGLPAERIEGLAAEDVFPEYAAKYYEDDLEVLRGGRPKFGIIDTYRTASGDPRWVRVDKIPHRDQSGAVVGLLALAQDITEIRSAEEQLGMTQFVVARASEGIAWYELNGTLLYANETACRFMGRDAADAVGRTLWELIPRNSTPTGWASLVGSLQDGRTTVFEQAVETAGGERRLIEVSAHLLGYGDKAVVVNYTRDVTEQRRSEAALLESQKLEAVGTLAGGIAHDFNNLLMAILGCAEILALDLPENSPAADAARTIEQAASRAAELTSQLLGFARRGQFRRAPVDLHALLREAVQLLRRTIDRNIDLQLDLASPRHVVQGDAGQLQQVILNLALNARDAMPEGGALRIATRSAAAPEASVELVVADTGPGVPPDVAPRIFEPFFTTKGPGKGSGMGLAMVYGIAKGHGGEVFLERGAGRGATFVVRLPLASAAEASVSADVAEAPAAAVLPGRRVLLVDDEPLVRGTAAAMLERLGCVVTAVASGDAAVRTFSAAPDQFDVVLLDMVMPGLSAREVFHALRFTRAAVPVLLCSGFDRDGRAQEILNEGFAGFVKKPFTLEALSSALVGALRAAR